The following proteins are encoded in a genomic region of Pyrus communis chromosome 11, drPyrComm1.1, whole genome shotgun sequence:
- the LOC137707816 gene encoding probable sulfate transporter 3.4 has protein sequence MGVNSNRVEDHPYHETTIRIPTDSAMPPLEIHRVCLPPKQTTLQKLRRRLADIFFPDNPLHRFKNQTWFTKLLLGLQFFFPIFQWAPEYNIKLLKSDIISGLTIASLAIPQGISYAKLASLPPIVGLYSSFVPPLIYSVLGSSRHLAVGPVSIASLVMGSMLSEAVSSTEDPILYLKLAFTATCFAGLFQASLGILRLGFIIDFLSKATLVGFMAGASVIVILQQLKGLLGIVHFTTKMQFYSVVSSVITHREEWSWQTIVMGFCFLVFLFTTRHIGKTKPKLFWVAAAAPLTSVIISTLLVFLLHSKAPRISVIGHLPKGLNPPSSNMLYFSGPHLALAIKTGIITGILSLTEGVAVGRTFASLKNYQVDGNKEMMAIGIMNICGSCSSCYVTTGSFSRSAVNYNAGAQTVVSNIIMASAVLVTLLFLMPLFYYTPNVILAAIIITAVSGLVDYQAAYRLWKVDKLDFMACMCSFFGVLFISVPLGLAIAVGVSIFKILLHVTRPNTMALGNIPGTQTYHNLNRYREASRIPSFLILAVEAPIYFANSTYLQERILGWVREEEERIKASNESTLKCVILDMTAVTAIDTSGTDMMSELRKMLEKRSLPLVLANPVGSVMEKLKQSETLESFGLNGLYLTVGEAVADISSDWKAQP, from the exons ATGGGTGTGAACTCCAACAGAGTGGAAGATCATCCCTACCATGAAACCACCATCAGAATTCCGACAGATTCAGCAATGCCACCGCTAGAAATCCACAGGGTTTGTTTGCCACCGAAACAGACAACCCTGCAGAAACTCCGGCGGAGGTTGGCTGACATCTTTTTCCCAGACAACCCACTTCACAGATTCAAGAACCAAACTTGGTTCACTAAACTGCTTCTGGGTCTCCAGTTCTTCTTCCCAATTTTCCAGTGGGCCCCTGAGTACAATATTAAGCTTCTCAAGTCTGATATCATCTCTGGCCTCACTATTGCCAGCCTTGCAATTCCTCag GGCATCAGTTATGCGAAGCTTGCAAGTTTGCCTCCAATTGTTGGGCTAT ACTCAAGCTTTGTCCCCCCACTGATATATTCTGTGCTAGGGAGTTCTAGACATCTTGCAGTTGGTCCAGTTTCGATAGCATCTTTGGTCATGGGATCGATGTTAAGTGAGGCTGTTTCGAGCACTGAAGACCCCATTCTTTATCTCAAATTGGCTTTCACTGCTACATGTTTTGCTGGTCTGTTTCAGGCTTCTCTGGGTATTCTAAG GTTAGGTTTTATAATTGATTTTCTGTCAAAGGCAACTCTGGTTGGATTTATGGCGGGTGCTTCAGTGATTGTGATATTGCAACAGCTCAAAGGGTTGCTTGGAATTGTTCATTTCACTACCAAAATGCAATTTTATTCTGTCGTGTCCTCGGTTATCACCCACAGAGAAGAG TGGTCTTGGCAAACTATTGTAATGGGGTTCTGCTTCCTTGTGTTTCTATTCACAACAAGACATATT GGTAAAACAAAGCCAAAGCTCTTTTGGGTTGCAGCAGCAGCTCCATTGACTTCGGTTATCATTTCTACGCTTCTAGTCTTCCTTCTCCATTCAAAGGCTCCTCGAATCTCAGTT ATTGGCCATTTGCCAAAGGGTCTCAATCCACCTTCATCAAACATGCTATATTTTAGCGGCCCTCACCTTGCTCTTGCTATTAAAACTGGCATTATAACAGGGATTTTGTCTCTCACA GAAGGAGTTGCAGTAGGAAGAACATTTGCATCTCTGAAAAACTACCAAGTTGATGGAAACAAAGAAATGATGGCTATTGGGATCATGAACATTTGTGGTTCTTGCTCTTCATGCTATGTTACCACCG GTTCGTTCTCTAGATCTGCAGTTAACTACAATGCTGGAGCACAAACAGTAGTTTCGAACATAATTATGGCATCAGCTGTGCTTGTCACTCTGCTGTTTCTAATGCCATTGTTCTACTACACCCCCAATGTCATCTTAGCAGCCATTATCATAACCGCTGTGAGCGGACTCGTCGATTACCAAGCTGCATACCGGTTGTGGAAAGTTGACAAACTCGACTTCATGGCCTGCATGTGCTCCTTCTTCGGTGTTCTCTTCATTTCCGTTCCTCTTGGTCTTGCAATTGCG GTTGGAGTATCCATTTTCAAGATTCTTCTTCATGTCACCAGGCCAAACACAATGGCTCTAGGGAACATTCCGGGGACACAGACATACCACAATCTCAACAGATACAGAGAAGCTTCAAGGATTCCTTCATTCCTCATACTAGCAGTTGAGGCACCCATCTACTTTGCAAATTCGACGTACCTACAAGAAAG GATACTAGGATGGGTTcgcgaggaagaagagaggATCAAAGCAAGCAACGAGAGCACACTGAAATGTGTAATTCTGGACATGACAG CTGTGACAGCCATAGACACTAGTGGTACCGACATGATGTCAGAACTTAGAAAAATGCTGGAGAAAAGATCTCTTCCG CTTGTGTTGGCAAACCCTGTTGGAAGTGTAATGGAAAAGCTAAAACAATCCGAAACATTGGAGTCGTTTGGATTGAACGGGCTCTATCTTACAGTCGGAGAAGCTGTAGCTGACATTTCATCCGACTGGAAGGCTCAACCATGA
- the LOC137707817 gene encoding uncharacterized protein, producing the protein MFYGTLVWDPWLIVVQIVCLQCLYYLTLGFFLSILVGTRVSRMSLVYFFDYATLTISTVTGWCVIGSYLLSALAGAGYLLLLIERAKKCLDFSATLYIVHLFICIAYGGWPSSMTWWVVNFTGVAVMALLGEYLCIRRELREIPITRYRANV; encoded by the exons ATGTTCTATGGTACATTGGTATGGGACCCTTGGCTTATTGTTGTCCAAATTGTGTGCCTTCAATGTTTATATTATCTCACTCTAGGGTTCTTCTTGTCTATTCTTGTTGGCACTCGTGTGTCTCGAATGAGCCTTGTGTATTTCTTTGACTATGCTACTCTCACTATCTCCACGGTCACTGGGTGGTGTGTCATTGGTTCCTATCTGCTCAGTGCACTTGCAGG CGCTGGATATCTGCTTCTTCTGATTGAGAGGGCAAAGAAGTGCTTAGATTTTTCAGCCACCCTATACATTGTACATCTCTTTATATGCATCGCTTATGGGGGTTGGCCTTCGTCAATGACATGGTGGGTTGTGAATTTTACTGGAGTTGCAGTGATGGCTTTGCTAGGTGAATATCTCTGCATTAGACGTGAACTGCGTGAGATTCCTATAACACGATATCGTGCAA ATGTTTGA